From the Aptenodytes patagonicus chromosome 25, bAptPat1.pri.cur, whole genome shotgun sequence genome, the window GAAGAGGTTAGGCGCTGATGATTCATGGATCTGCGTGCTTTCACTGCCAGGGAAAGAGGAGTAGCCTTCAAAGTGCATAGCTGTAGAGGGATCTCTTCTGAGATACCACATTCGAGGGTTTGTACGTGATGGGGTCAAACATCAGTGTGAAGTAACGCGAGGTGCCAGTCTCCCCCTAACATCCTCTCTTCCTTCACAGGTCGGACAGCTCGTTTAATTTTATggcctttttcttcatctttggcGCACAGTTTATTCTCACGATCCTGCAGGCGATTGGTTTCTCCGGATGGGGAGCTTGGTAAGCAGGATGCTCCTACAGTCTTACAGCTGAGCACTCGGCTCCCATGCCTGAGAGTTTCAGGCTATGGGCTGTTTCCATGAACTTTTGAGAAACTGGTGGGAGTCTGTACAGGGTGGAGCGGaagaagctttttgttttcctctgtggcATAATTATATCTGCTCTTGGAGTACACAGTTCTGTTTTCACTGCTGTATTGGCAGAAGTCGGATATCCTCACCCGCTTGTTCTTTTTAGCACCTTCCCACAATGTCCATTTCTTTTTACCGTTTAACCAGCCAGTTTCAAGATTCATCTGATCCTCTCTTAGCATTGCCCTCAAAGTATTCGCAGCACATGGTGAGCAGTGCACGATGACTCACTGTTGGCCTATAGAGCAAGTATTGTGAGAGTTGTCCTAAAATAAATGGGAGCGTTTTAGTGTCGGTCCCTGGTTATGTTATAATTGTTTGGCGTTTTAACTTTCTGTCTCTAGAGACTTGAGAGCAATTTCCTGCTGAAACTACCAATGATAGAAAGTCCTAGCGCTCCgaacagcattttgttttcttaactgctGATGCTCCCCAGTTGCCCTACCTGGTTATTGCCATCAAAGGAACAGAGATGCAGCGTAAATCATAGGACCCTCATGTTCCCTGTTCCCAGGTCTGGTCTCTAGACGCACAACCTCTGCGCAACCAAAAGCACCTTGGGAATAAATCTTCTCTTCCCAAAGTCTGTGCAGCTGGCTGTCCCCTGAAGGTCTGAGACTGGATTAGCCGAGGGATGCTGGCAAGTGAGATTTGAGATCTTGGGGAAATACCTGCCTGAGCTGCATTTAATTCTGTCCATTTTCTCcattgttcttttcattttcaagagCTTTAAAGCTGCCTTGTAATTTCTGGGTATGAGTAAGCAGTTTTTCTGATAATAAGGACGCTTAAAAAAGAGAGCTGTAAtgatattctttctttctttctgtttcttccagcgGATGGTTGGCGGCCATTACTTTCTTTAGCACCAATGTCGCAGCTGCTGTGTTTATGCTGTTTCCTGCCATTATGTTTACAATGTCAGCGGTCGCAATGCTGATCTGCATTTTAAGGGTAGGTGCTTCAGATGTCTCTCTGACTTGGAGTATCCGCACTTTGTATAGCAATAAATGTGAACAGGCAGCTCAGCAGCCACTGTAAGCCATCACGGCTTTTAGAGGTTTCATAGTGTAGTCAGTTGGTGTCTCTCAGAGTATCTAGAAGACAACTCCAGATAACACAAGACAGCTGGGGCTGGATGTTGTCACCGTTTGATGTGGCGATGTTCCTTTACGTCACTCGAAGCAAGCTTCATTGCTCGCTGGGATGGTCATTGATGGTACAGGTGAAGCACCTCGAGATGGCCTGCAGTGGGGACTGGGTGGCAGGATGGGAAGCGGTCCTCGGTTCTCTGCAGAAAGAAGGATTTGGAGGTAGGACTGTCTGGAAAGCTTCAGCAGACTGATGGTAGAGGAGGAGAGAAGACAGAAGCCCCGCTGAAGCAGCAGTGTCAGTTTTACAGAGGTTTCGGCCCGCTGGCCTGGGTTGGCTGCCTTGCTGTGGGATCCCCAGCCTGAATCCCAGACGTGTGGCTGAAATGGGTTCAGGTCTTGGGTTGATATTATCTGTTTGCACCTCTGATCACTGTATTATTACATTTTTAGTGCTTTTGTTCCTTGGAAATACAGCTctttacagagagagaaacaaatacaCGAACCAGTACCAAAGTGACTATAGCTCTTCTGAGGAAGAGGTGTGGGTACCTGTTGCTGACTTTCCTCTTGTTCTCTCTTTCATCCATTAGGTACATAAAATCTACCGAGGGGCTGGTGGAAGCTTTCAGAAAGCTCAGGACGAGTGGAACAGCGGCACATGGAGGAACCCCCCCAGCAGGGAGGCCCAGTACAGCAATTTTTCTGGGAACAGCCTGCCAGAGTATCCCACAGTGCCCAACTATCCCCCGGGAAACCAATGGCCTTAAGCAGCAACAGCTGCAAACTGCCTGGATTCTCTTCTTTTTGgtctttttattattgttatttgaaAAGATCATTTGCATTCCTCCCCAAGCACCCCAGTCATCTTGGggacttttttggtttttgtctcCTCATCACTGCAGAAGATAATGTGCTGTCAGCCCTTGCCACCTCCGGAGCACTGCACGGCCTTATcggaaggtttttttgtttgccttgaGTTACCAGTATTTGTCTCGTTGCAGACTGAAGAACCAACCGTTCACTGCCCTTGCTTGAGGGAATCTTCTCATGACCGTATGTGAAAAAGGCTTCCCCACGACGGCGAACACTACCACGgctgctccttctcctgcctccctgcttaGTTTTCATCACATGCACAGCACACCACCCAGTCGTCTGTAACTGTAACAAACGCAGTCAGAGCAGTAGTAGCAACCGGTGTTTACTCTCCCGGATAAATAATCTGGAATTTTTCACTCTAAGGGAAATGCAACACCTAAATTATTTGGTACTAGTGATATCGAAGGTATTTGTAAAATCTACAACCTCATTTGCTTGCGCTCTCTGGTGAAGAATCCTTTAGATAACGGCGCTTGCTGTGGGTGAGTGTTGTTCAGATGTGAAGTCCGCAAGAGTCCTCATTTGTCTGGCTAGGACTGTTGTTATGCTGGAAGTCTTGCTTTCCCTGCTGCCAAACGTTTTTGCCAGATCTGTCGGCTTCAAAGGTGCAGATTCATCTCATTTGGTTACCGATTGCTCGCTAAAAGCCTGATTCAAAGCCCACTGGAAACTACTGAAAAGCTTGCTGACACTGGGCTTTGGGCCTGGCTCCCTGGGTGATGCTCACCCCGTTACAGGTAGGCAGCACGAGATCTCTGAGCCAACTTCCACTTATACGGCTGACCCAAGAAATGCCCCATGGGACACACCTTGCCCTGTTGGGACACCCTTTTTTCTGGGCTCCCAGCCGGTAGCCACGTGCAAGATAACTATTGATCTCGGTGCTGGGGCCCCAGTGTGGTTTGGGAGTGATCCTGTTACAATGAATAGTTTTAATTCTGCCTTCTACCGATGTA encodes:
- the SCAMP4 gene encoding secretory carrier-associated membrane protein 4; the protein is MAEKVNNFPPLPKFIPLKPCFYQNFADEIPIDYQSLVKRIYHVWIFYCATLVVNIIACLAWWIGGGYGVNFGLAILWLILFSPCGYVCWFRPAYKAFRSDSSFNFMAFFFIFGAQFILTILQAIGFSGWGACGWLAAITFFSTNVAAAVFMLFPAIMFTMSAVAMLICILRVHKIYRGAGGSFQKAQDEWNSGTWRNPPSREAQYSNFSGNSLPEYPTVPNYPPGNQWP